A portion of the Scleropages formosus chromosome 13, fSclFor1.1, whole genome shotgun sequence genome contains these proteins:
- the LOC108936809 gene encoding hepatitis A virus cellular receptor 1 homolog isoform X1, which translates to MGPSSFVFHGISLGLVAVCNGYVETVIGVAGERVTLPCGYSVKTYGVTDTCWGRGEVPYSKCSKMVVSTEGDKVTYRQSDRYKLLGRVRKGNVSLTIINATEADTGIYGCRVEVPGLFNDLKYNVLLLIGRAPVVVTGPPVSITGKPQSERAYWDSHTGTTDWDGSIGTLVQMQGGTRTLAENAVRIGAIILISVLILVIIIGLRRSKKKPQGSSDQDYTGPAF; encoded by the exons ATGGGTCCATCTTCCTTTGTCTTCCATGGCATCTCCTTAGGCCTGGTGGCAG TGTGCAACGGATATGTGGAGACAGTGATTGGAGTCGCTGGGGAGCGAGTGACTCTGCCCTGCGGGTACAGCGTGAAAACCTATGGTGTCACAGACACATGTTGGGGAAGAGGAGAGGTCCCTTATTCCAAATGCTCCAAGATGGTAGTTTCTACTGAAGGAGACAAAGTGACCTACAGACAGTCAGACAGGTACAAGTTACTGGGTCGAGTGAGGAAAGGCAACGTTTCACTGACCATCATCAACGCCACAGAGGCAGACACAGGAATCTACGGATGCCGTGTAGAAGTACCTGGGCTGTTTAATGACCTGAAATACAACGTTCTGCTGCTCATTGGCAGAG CACCTGTTGTTGTGACTGGACCACCTGTTTCCATCACCGGTAAGCCACAGTCTGAAAGAG CATACTGGGATTCCCACACTGGCACTACCGATTGGGACGGCTCCATTGGTACCCTGGTCCAAATGCAG GGAGGTACCAGAACCTTAGCGGAAAACGCGGTACGGATAGGAGCAATTatacttatttctgttttaatccTCGTCATTATTATAG GCCTGAGACGTTCTAAGAAGAAGCCACAGGGAAGTTCAGACCAGGATTACACTGGCCCTGCGTTCTGA
- the LOC108936809 gene encoding hepatitis A virus cellular receptor 1 homolog isoform X2 → MGPSSFVFHGISLGLVAVCNGYVETVIGVAGERVTLPCGYSVKTYGVTDTCWGRGEVPYSKCSKMVVSTEGDKVTYRQSDRYKLLGRVRKGNVSLTIINATEADTGIYGCRVEVPGLFNDLKYNVLLLIGRAPVVVTGPPVSITGKPQSERAYWDSHTGTTDWDGSIGTLVQMQA, encoded by the exons ATGGGTCCATCTTCCTTTGTCTTCCATGGCATCTCCTTAGGCCTGGTGGCAG TGTGCAACGGATATGTGGAGACAGTGATTGGAGTCGCTGGGGAGCGAGTGACTCTGCCCTGCGGGTACAGCGTGAAAACCTATGGTGTCACAGACACATGTTGGGGAAGAGGAGAGGTCCCTTATTCCAAATGCTCCAAGATGGTAGTTTCTACTGAAGGAGACAAAGTGACCTACAGACAGTCAGACAGGTACAAGTTACTGGGTCGAGTGAGGAAAGGCAACGTTTCACTGACCATCATCAACGCCACAGAGGCAGACACAGGAATCTACGGATGCCGTGTAGAAGTACCTGGGCTGTTTAATGACCTGAAATACAACGTTCTGCTGCTCATTGGCAGAG CACCTGTTGTTGTGACTGGACCACCTGTTTCCATCACCGGTAAGCCACAGTCTGAAAGAG CATACTGGGATTCCCACACTGGCACTACCGATTGGGACGGCTCCATTGGTACCCTGGTCCAAATGCAG GCCTGA
- the LOC108936808 gene encoding hepatitis A virus cellular receptor 1 homolog, whose amino-acid sequence MKVNCSFFSRVTMLCCLSFCCKDSESAGQAVKAVGGENVTLPCSYNVEKYGMLHICWGRGELSYSKCFNTIISTDGLKVTHRQSDRYQLLSGLSTGNISLTIINVREDDSGTYGCRLEIPGPLNDQKHHIVLTVEQAPTATTPPFTTVTTTSECTAASANSSASHDVFTSSGQSTALSREAANRDAALCAVMVSFLLAGVFLAAFVVFMCKMRMNSKAQSGTCPTVSHHCDRTNGLHSRDVAMENIYETEE is encoded by the exons ATGAAGGTCAACTGTAGCTTCTTCTCCAGAGTCACCATGTTGTGctgtctctccttctgctgcaaAG ACAGTGAAAGTGCTGGACAGGCTGTGAAAGCTGTAGGTGGAGAGAATGTCACTCTACCCTGTTCCTACAATGTGGAGAAATACGGAATGTTACATATATGTTGGGGAAGAGGAGAGCTATCCTACTCTAAATGCTTTAATACAATCATTTCTACTGATGGACTCAAAGTGACCCACAGACAGTCGGACAGGTACCAGTTACtgagtggactgagcacaggcAACATCTCACTGACCATCATCAACGTTAGAGAGGACGACTCGGGGACCTATGGATGCAGACTGGAAATACCCGGACCGTTAAATGACCAAAAACACCACATCGTTTTGACAGTTGAACAAG CCCCCACTGCGACAACACCTCCTTTTACAACAGTGACCACCACTAGTGAGTGTACAGCTG CCTCTGCGAACAGCTCTGCTTCGCACGACGTTTTCACCTCGTCGGGACAGAGCACGGCTCTATCAAGAGAAGCT GCCAACAGAGATGCTGCCTTGTGTGCAGTAATGGTTTCTTTTCTGCTGGCAGGAGTTTTCCTCGCTGCTTTTGTTGTCTTTATGT GCAAAATGCGGATGAATAGCAA GGCTCAGAGTGGCACCTGCCCCACGGTTTCTCATCACTGTGATCGCACCAATGGACTGCATAGCAGAGACGTGGCAATGGAGAACATCTACGAGACTGAAGAATga